A DNA window from Rhodospirillales bacterium contains the following coding sequences:
- a CDS encoding N-acyl homoserine lactonase family protein, protein MRRFASALAVLAVCGFAAGSALADAHGSVKVYWTASGKFGPFNIQGLIPTYPEARDILIPINMWVIDHPKGLVVYDTGNNVAISDGNCASHWAQGNCDFLLPSQTRGDVIDQQLEKLGYSTSDVKVVITSHSHLDHIGNIEMFPDAIHVIQKRELYQAWWPEKFQRPSGAHVVGDYDEAREFNYHAIDGDMDLFGDGTVMVLSTPGHTLGHQSVRLELANTGTVVLSQDAIWMEENLEGHPAGLNYSILDYFDSVNRLKMMADIQNGQLWFGHSIKQYDSMGENWYD, encoded by the coding sequence ATGAGGCGATTCGCTTCGGCGTTGGCCGTCTTGGCAGTGTGCGGTTTTGCGGCAGGCAGTGCTTTGGCAGACGCGCACGGATCCGTGAAAGTCTATTGGACTGCTAGCGGCAAGTTCGGTCCATTCAATATTCAGGGTTTGATTCCGACGTATCCGGAAGCCCGCGACATTTTGATCCCCATCAACATGTGGGTGATCGATCATCCCAAGGGACTGGTGGTATACGACACCGGGAATAACGTGGCGATCTCCGACGGCAACTGCGCCTCGCATTGGGCCCAGGGGAACTGCGATTTCCTGCTGCCGAGCCAGACCCGAGGCGATGTCATCGACCAGCAGCTTGAGAAGCTTGGGTACAGCACGAGCGACGTGAAGGTCGTCATTACCTCGCACTCGCACCTTGACCACATCGGCAACATCGAGATGTTCCCGGACGCGATTCACGTGATTCAGAAGCGTGAGCTCTACCAGGCTTGGTGGCCTGAGAAGTTCCAGCGCCCGAGCGGTGCCCACGTGGTTGGCGACTATGACGAGGCCCGCGAGTTCAACTACCACGCCATCGACGGTGACATGGATCTGTTCGGCGACGGTACGGTCATGGTCCTAAGCACGCCGGGTCACACACTGGGCCATCAGTCCGTCCGGCTTGAGTTGGCCAACACCGGTACGGTCGTTCTCTCCCAGGACGCTATCTGGATGGAAGAGAACCTTGAAGGGCACCCGGCTGGTCTGAACTACAGCATCCTGGACTACTTCGACTCCGTGAACCGGTTGAAGATGATGGCCGACATCCAGAACGGCCAGCTCTGGTTCGGTCACTC
- a CDS encoding phosphomannomutase/phosphoglucomutase, with the protein MKRQAIAMRHRFHPSILRAYDIRGIVGETLGCADARALGQAFGIRVLAERTSCRIVVGRDGRLTSPALESALVKGLREVGAHVMRIGVGPTPMVHFADHRLAADGSVVVTGSHNPPEHNGFKLSLGGAPFFGDSIRALTQPARLPRNPWRSAVEDLGIRAAYAASLADGLAGKGRPLRVAWDAGNGAAGALLQHLTALLPGEHHILNGAVDGRFPAHHPDPSKPENLSELAATVLAKRLDLGVAFDGDGDRLGVVDGAGQVVSPDHLLCVFAVDVLTDSPGAAVLADVKTSETVFRHISKLGGRPRLGPTGHAHMRARVQSGEALFAGELSGHIFFADEHPGYDDALYAAVRLLRALSHGPTLAQRCAELPRTFSTPEIRIPCPDTRKFEVVRSVCDAVTRRGISPNTLDGVRVCTEQGWWLLRASNTEAAVVTRCETYREADLPELCAMVQGLLTDEGISAAGALNV; encoded by the coding sequence ATGAAGCGCCAGGCCATCGCAATGCGCCACCGGTTTCATCCGTCGATCCTGAGAGCCTATGACATCCGCGGAATCGTCGGCGAGACCCTGGGGTGCGCGGACGCGCGGGCGCTCGGTCAGGCGTTTGGAATCCGTGTCTTGGCTGAGCGAACGTCGTGCCGAATCGTGGTGGGTCGTGACGGTCGGCTGACGTCGCCCGCACTTGAGAGCGCACTCGTCAAGGGACTCCGTGAAGTTGGCGCTCACGTGATGCGGATCGGGGTCGGCCCGACGCCCATGGTGCATTTTGCCGATCATCGTCTGGCTGCCGACGGGTCCGTCGTGGTTACCGGATCGCACAATCCGCCGGAACACAACGGTTTCAAGCTATCGCTCGGCGGAGCACCGTTCTTCGGTGATTCGATCCGGGCGCTGACCCAACCTGCGCGGCTTCCTCGCAACCCGTGGCGCAGCGCGGTAGAAGACCTTGGAATCCGGGCGGCGTACGCGGCGTCCCTAGCGGACGGGCTTGCAGGCAAGGGGCGCCCGCTCCGGGTGGCATGGGACGCGGGAAACGGCGCAGCGGGCGCGCTCCTCCAGCACCTTACGGCTCTCCTTCCTGGCGAACATCACATCTTGAACGGCGCCGTCGACGGCCGATTCCCGGCGCACCATCCTGACCCGTCGAAACCCGAGAACTTGTCTGAGCTCGCGGCCACAGTACTGGCCAAACGTCTCGATCTGGGCGTGGCCTTCGATGGGGATGGGGACCGACTTGGTGTCGTAGACGGCGCAGGCCAGGTCGTGTCGCCGGACCATTTGCTCTGCGTTTTTGCCGTGGACGTCCTGACCGATTCGCCGGGAGCTGCCGTGTTGGCGGATGTCAAGACCAGCGAAACGGTGTTTCGTCACATCTCGAAACTCGGAGGGCGGCCGCGTCTCGGGCCAACCGGCCATGCACATATGCGGGCGCGAGTACAGAGCGGAGAGGCGCTCTTCGCCGGTGAACTTTCGGGCCACATCTTTTTCGCTGACGAGCATCCCGGCTATGACGACGCGCTTTACGCTGCGGTTCGGCTTCTTCGCGCGTTGAGTCACGGACCGACCTTGGCGCAACGTTGCGCGGAGCTGCCGCGCACGTTCAGCACGCCGGAGATTCGCATCCCGTGCCCGGACACCCGGAAGTTCGAAGTCGTCCGCTCGGTCTGCGATGCAGTGACTCGTCGCGGGATCTCGCCAAACACCCTGGATGGCGTACGGGTCTGTACCGAGCAAGGGTGGTGGTTGCTCCGTGCTTCCAACACGGAGGCGGCCGTGGTTACCCGATGCGAGACCTACCGGGAGGCGGATCTCCCCGAGTTGTGTGCCATGGTGCAAGGGTTGTTGACGGATGAAGGCATCAGTGCCGCCGGAGCACTGAACGTCTGA